A section of the Streptomyces sp. CG1 genome encodes:
- a CDS encoding ABC transporter permease: MTAVVRILLRRVALLVPLMLGIVLFVFLVMRFSDVDPASAFFQGSNPTPQQLHDFRERNGLLDPLPVRYVHFVGDLLHGNLGTSALTRAPVVDQVTTALPLTLQLTFLGLGIAVVLALAGGVTAAVYRDRIPDQAIRVVSLIGVAAPGFWLALLMIQYLAVDRGWFPTGGYINPADSVTGWLQTMALPAFALSLPVAAQLTRIVRTSVVEELDKDYVRTAIGSGLPPLVVVGRNVLRNALVNPLTVLGLRVGYLLGGAVVIETIFSLPGMGKLMIDAVQNGDPAVVQGVVLTTATGFVVVNLVIDILYLLVNPRLRAA, from the coding sequence ATGACGGCCGTCGTACGGATCCTGCTCCGCCGTGTCGCCCTGCTCGTGCCGCTCATGCTCGGGATCGTGCTGTTCGTGTTCCTGGTGATGCGCTTCTCGGACGTTGACCCGGCGTCCGCGTTCTTCCAGGGCTCGAACCCGACCCCGCAGCAGCTGCACGACTTCCGGGAGCGCAACGGGCTGCTGGATCCGTTGCCCGTGCGGTACGTCCACTTCGTCGGCGACCTCCTCCACGGCAACCTCGGCACCAGCGCCCTGACCCGCGCCCCGGTCGTCGACCAGGTCACCACCGCACTGCCGCTCACCCTCCAGCTGACCTTCCTCGGCCTCGGCATCGCGGTGGTGCTTGCGCTGGCCGGCGGGGTCACGGCGGCCGTGTACCGGGACCGGATCCCGGACCAGGCCATCCGGGTCGTCTCGCTGATCGGGGTGGCCGCGCCCGGGTTCTGGCTGGCGCTGCTGATGATCCAGTATCTGGCGGTGGACCGGGGCTGGTTCCCGACCGGCGGCTACATCAACCCGGCCGACTCCGTCACCGGCTGGCTGCAGACCATGGCGCTGCCCGCCTTCGCCCTCTCCCTGCCGGTGGCCGCCCAGCTCACCCGGATCGTACGGACCTCGGTGGTGGAGGAGCTGGACAAGGACTACGTGCGCACCGCGATCGGGAGCGGGCTGCCGCCCCTGGTGGTAGTCGGGCGGAACGTCCTCAGGAACGCCCTGGTCAATCCGCTGACCGTGCTCGGTCTGCGGGTCGGCTATCTCCTCGGCGGTGCCGTCGTCATCGAGACCATCTTCTCGCTGCCCGGCATGGGCAAGCTGATGATCGACGCCGTGCAGAACGGTGACCCGGCCGTCGTCCAGGGGGTGGTCCTCACCACGGCCACCGGGTTCGTCGTCGTCAACCTCGTCATCGACATCCTGTATCTGCTGGTCAACCCACGTCTGAGGGCGGCCTGA